One Loxodonta africana isolate mLoxAfr1 chromosome 15, mLoxAfr1.hap2, whole genome shotgun sequence genomic window carries:
- the PCBP1 gene encoding poly(rC)-binding protein 1 → MDAGVTESGLNVTLTIRLLMHGKEVGSIIGKKGESVKRIREESGARINISEGNCPERIITLTGPTNAIFKAFAMIIDKLEEDINSSMTNSTAASRPPVTLRLVVPATQCGSLIGKGGCKIKEIRESTGAQVQVAGDMLPNSTERAITIAGVPQSVTECVKQICLVMLETLSQSPQGRVMTIPYQPMPASSPVICAGGQDRCSDAAGYPHATHDLEGPPLDAYSIQGQHTISPLDLAKLNQVARQQSHFAMLHGGTGFAGIDSSSPEVKGYWASLDASTQTTHELTIPNNLIGCIIGRQGANINEIRQMSGAQIKIANPVEGSSGRQVTITGSAASISLAQYLINARLSSEKGMGCS, encoded by the coding sequence ATGGATGCCGGTGTGACTGAAAGTGGACTAAATGTGACTCTCACCATTCGGCTTCTTATGCACGGAAAGGAAGTAGGAAGCATCATTGGGAAGAAAGGGGAGTCGGTTAAGAGGATCCGCGAGGAGAGTGGCGCGCGGATCAACATCTCGGAGGGGAATTGTCCCGAGAGAATCATCACTCTGACCGGGCCCACCAATGCCATCTTTAAGGCCTTCGCTATGATCATCGACAAGCTGGAAGAAGACATCAACAGCTCCATGACCAACAGCACGGCGGCCAGCAGGCCCCCGGTCACCCTGAGGCTGGTGGTGCCGGCCACCCAGTGCGGCTCCCTGATTGGGAAAGGCGGCTGTAAGATCAAGGAGATCCGTGAGAGTACGGGGGCCCAGGTCCAGGTGGCGGGGGATATGCTGCCCAACTCCACCGAGCGGGCCATCACCATTGCTGGCGTGCCGCAGTCTGTCACCGAGTGTGTCAAGCAGATCTGCCTGGTCATGCTGGAGACGCTCTCCCAGTCTCCGCAAGGGAGAGTCATGACCATTCCGTACCAGCCCATGCCGGCCAGCTCGCCAGTCATATGTGCCGGCGGCCAAGATCGTTGCAGCGACGCTGCGGGCTACCCCCACGCCACCCATGACCTGGAGGGACCACCTCTAGACGCCTACTCGATTCAAGGACAACACACCATTTCTCCGCTCGATCTGGCCAAGCTGAACCAGGTGGCAAGACAACAGTCTCACTTTGCCATGCTGCACGGCGGGACCGGATTCGCCGGAATTGACTCCAGCTCTCCAGAGGTGAAAGGCTATTGGGCAAGTTTGGATGCATCTACTCAAACCACCCATGAACTCACCATTCCAAATAACTTAATTGGCTGCATAATCGGGCGCCAGGGCGCCAACATTAATGAGATCCGCCAGATGTCGGGGGCCCAGATCAAAATTGCCAACCCAGTGGAAGGCTCCTCTGGTAGGCAGGTTACTATCACTGGTTCTGCTGCCAGTATTAGCCTGGCCCAGTATCTAATTAATGCCAGGCTTTCCTCTGAGAAGGGCATGGGCTGCAGCTAG